In Bacteroidota bacterium, a single window of DNA contains:
- a CDS encoding glutamate--cysteine ligase encodes MQKNLKWYRPSMQFKFGIEHEVAFQTENGQYVDFSNTSFESLQAIVDDLPLYDEDYPQLRVGDAGIKKKRWYIEGFERFDEAGELTGCIPKGLEIRTRIHDSIHAAVEELTASFEKMADVAREHGYFPVLSSYNPLQPTFKPYPPLNVFEKARRNASPEKQTAFIPMMTQGPDLNISRSGLSTRALVDFAQKLTYYSPFIVPFTFSAPFYKGKLWEGLSKRSYERTGLRPAAMVFLEKDVSKYSVVPSLVKPARIASEVGRVEFKACDSCGDFNLYGALLALMKGMLLDKQLAGRAAVPDEKKHKETALVGFEDPLIHQQAGLVLAAARRALEHDPDCAWLSHLDALHAARSCQAREMKYAFNQNFNLIDVLAAGYSFSNRITEPSLNQVPLQMASKNKK; translated from the coding sequence TTGCAAAAAAATCTCAAATGGTATCGGCCCAGCATGCAATTTAAATTTGGAATCGAGCACGAAGTAGCCTTTCAGACCGAAAATGGCCAATATGTAGATTTTTCTAACACATCGTTTGAAAGCCTGCAAGCAATTGTAGATGACTTGCCCCTCTATGATGAAGACTACCCGCAACTAAGAGTTGGTGATGCCGGCATTAAGAAAAAAAGATGGTATATCGAAGGATTTGAACGCTTTGATGAAGCTGGCGAACTGACCGGATGTATCCCAAAAGGTCTCGAAATACGTACCAGAATACACGATTCGATTCACGCTGCTGTCGAAGAACTAACAGCAAGTTTTGAGAAAATGGCTGATGTAGCCAGGGAGCACGGGTATTTTCCCGTATTGTCGAGTTACAACCCTTTACAGCCGACCTTCAAGCCTTATCCGCCATTGAACGTCTTTGAGAAAGCTCGCCGGAATGCGTCTCCAGAGAAGCAAACAGCGTTTATACCGATGATGACGCAAGGGCCTGACTTGAATATTTCCAGGTCTGGGCTTTCTACGCGAGCACTTGTTGACTTTGCTCAAAAGTTGACATACTACAGCCCATTTATTGTCCCATTTACGTTTAGCGCTCCTTTTTACAAAGGCAAGTTGTGGGAAGGCTTGTCAAAGCGCTCGTATGAGCGCACAGGGCTTCGGCCCGCTGCGATGGTATTTCTTGAAAAGGACGTCTCGAAATATAGCGTTGTGCCGTCACTGGTGAAACCGGCTCGTATTGCGTCTGAAGTTGGCCGTGTAGAATTTAAAGCATGCGACAGTTGTGGGGATTTCAATCTTTATGGCGCCTTACTAGCCCTGATGAAAGGAATGCTGCTAGACAAGCAATTGGCGGGGCGTGCCGCTGTGCCGGACGAAAAGAAGCATAAAGAGACTGCATTGGTAGGGTTTGAGGACCCGTTGATTCATCAACAAGCTGGTTTGGTATTAGCGGCCGCTCGTAGAGCTTTAGAACATGATCCAGATTGTGCGTGGCTCAGCCATTTAGATGCGTTACATGCAGCGCGATCATGTCAAGCACGAGAAATGAAATACGCCTTCAATCAAAACTTCAATCTAATCGATGTCCTTGCCGCCGGTTACAGTTTTTCAAACCGCATAACTGAACCCTCACTAAATCAAGTGCCCCTACAGATGGCTTCGAAAAACAAGAAATAA
- a CDS encoding nitroreductase encodes MSGMRDIEMIDAPSGIANLIAARRTVHKFQPIPLPKELIIESISVARWAPNHKLTEPWRFYLIGEETKQSIAHLVADYVRERKGDKMAKAKLELWLKVPNMVVVTYKKSGNAFREKEDYAATCCAIHNMSLHLWEKGVGMKWSTARVMEKRAFYDLLAIDPEREETVGVLWCGFPADVPTKSRKPVGAIVRDLP; translated from the coding sequence ATGAGTGGGATGCGAGATATAGAAATGATAGATGCCCCTTCTGGTATAGCAAATCTTATTGCTGCTCGGCGTACAGTGCACAAGTTTCAGCCCATCCCACTGCCAAAAGAGTTAATTATAGAATCGATTTCGGTTGCCCGATGGGCGCCAAACCATAAACTGACAGAGCCCTGGCGTTTCTATTTGATAGGAGAAGAAACGAAGCAAAGCATTGCACACCTCGTGGCTGATTACGTTCGAGAACGTAAAGGTGATAAAATGGCCAAAGCAAAGCTTGAGTTGTGGCTAAAAGTACCAAACATGGTTGTAGTCACTTACAAAAAATCAGGGAATGCCTTTCGGGAAAAGGAAGATTATGCAGCCACATGTTGCGCCATTCACAACATGTCATTGCATTTATGGGAAAAAGGCGTGGGCATGAAATGGTCTACAGCGCGGGTGATGGAAAAGCGAGCTTTCTATGACTTGCTTGCGATCGATCCTGAGCGAGAAGAAACTGTTGGCGTACTTTGGTGCGGATTTCCTGCTGATGTGCCGACCAAATCGCGTAAACCGGTTGGCGCTATTGTGAGGGATTTGCCTTGA